In the Mastacembelus armatus chromosome 16, fMasArm1.2, whole genome shotgun sequence genome, TTGAGAGCTTTTCTATACTTAAGCTAACTGACTGTTGGCAGAGACTTTAGTCATGAGAGTGGTTTCAGTTTTTGCAACATGCATCTGAATGAATACTAATAAAATCTCATAAAATGTGAGTGTTAAATGaacttttttcctctgtttattttttatcttgtttgtaCTCCAGGTTGGGTGGAAAAGGAAACATATTATTGATCAACAGATCATCTTTACTCAAACCCCCTACATTTTCCACTTATTTCTCCCCCATCAGTCCATCCCCGACAAAACACACCTCCAGATGTCCTGCCCCTTAAAGACAAAAACCGCTTTGAAGCAATTTTCATCACAACTGCCCCaaagattaaaaacagcaaaagcacCTTTACAACTTTCTACATTGACCTGCCCCTCCTTTCTCCTCATCTCCTATGATActctttgcatgttttccctcaCTGCTGTGTACATCTGTATACAATCAATATATCTACCAAACGGCAGCTGCATATTGTGTATGTAGATTTGAATGAGCTAAGGATTCAAAGGGAGTGTTTATGCTCTGCAAAAAGGACCATCCTGCTCCTCCCTGTTCTtctcctgccccccccccccccccccccgccttTTTCTGTACCTTCGTTCCTCCTTGCCAACCTTTTGCTTGTCCTCCAGTCACACACAATATCAAGATTACACAATGAGATCCCACCACCAACACCACTTCGAGTGCTGCCTCGCGCCTCCATCTCCTGTCTGTGGAGGACCAGCGGCGTGGTCATCTCTTTGTCGTTCTCACTGCGTCCCTTTTCCTTGTCTTCTGTTCTGAATggccacagtgttgttttttaatatgtGGGTTAGGGggattttgattattttacttgtcttttttatttataagatGGGAGGTGGGGGGTATGTGAGACCTTGTTTTCCTCATTTAGGCCTAACAAAGCACACCCCATGGGGTCCTGTCACCCTTCTCTCTCCCTATGTCTCTCACACCCCTCCACTCCCCACCCTTCTGccctgtttgtctctgtttatgTGCACTGTGTGAACCATTGTCCTTGTTAATAACTATTACAATACAACCCCCAAGATGGTAAATCTTTCTGTGTGCTCTAGGAAATCTATATAATTCTATACTGAATTTaaactaaacaataaaaacacacagaaaacagttcaAGAGAGACATTTGTGACAAAGAACATCAACAATATTGGTGAGATAAGAAAAAGTGAGACAGTCAtgtctcttgttttgttttttgtttgatttcagTTATTTATGCTGGTTTTCCAGGAGATGATAACAGAGCAGGGTTTTAGGTTGTGTTTTTACCAAAAGACACAAGCCACCATCCAAGGCTTTCAGGTTCCTGTCACTGCAGGTGTGCTGGTATGATTTGGTGCAGTGTGTTATGATGTGGTGTGTGGTGATGATGAGTTCATGTTCCTGGGTTCTGTTACCGGACCAAATCGAGGTCTGGTTCATTCCAGGACCTGGTGCAATCCGGTCCAGCTTGggtctgtgtgcatgtatgtgttggAGAAAAGTGAAGGGCCAGCGGTTTCAGGCTGGGTCTATCTCAGATGACTGAAAAGgttgaaatacaaaaaaaatataaataaataaataaaaatacacaactaGTAGAACATGTGtgtcaaataaattaaatcaacacCAATAAAATATCTAGAACATTTAATACAACCTagacctgtctgtgtgtctttctgtagCTGCTTTCAGTCTTGCTTATCATTACTCATAAAAGTTACTTTActataaaactacaaaaacttACATCACTATAAAATTGATAAAACATACCCGTTACATATTGTGTGTCTATGTAATAAATTTAATACATTTCCTTGGTGTAGCTGTGCAATCACACAATGTTATGTTTGGAAGAGAAATATTTAACTTTAGTCTCTCATACTGTGTCTGACTGCAATAACGACTACTTGCCCTCTGTGTATCCTGGGGGACTTTGACCACATAAATTAATAGcttcattaattaattacaataaaaagcaacaacacCCAAATTTTAAACCAcatatttgtcatgtttttttcccaTCACACGATGAAATGAATGCACGATAACAAAATGCATATGTAAGCTGATATTAGATTAAAACCTAAGTGTAGCACAGCAGAACTGTGAACATAGAGACACAAGGGTAGAATGCCACCTAGTGTTACCGTTTAATATGCACTTGAAGCTGCAAACTGCATAATGTTAAAATGCTATAGGGGGAAAAGTTGGCAGCAGTTCAGGGTAATGCACCAAACCACTCTGTAAATGTGTCGGCCCTCTGCCTGTGACATCGACACAGATGAGCTTTAGGATAAGAAACGCTGTCAGCAAAAGAGTCTCACAAAATGGACAGCGTCTTAAAATTTTCTGAAACTCATTTTACAATACTATAAGAAATTGGTAGATGAATGTTCAggataaaaataacatttgtgatTAATAAAAGTGATTTCCAAAAGAATACCTTCCTGCAAATAAAGCAGGGTAGTATATCTTGTATCTTTAGGGAACAGACTGTAATTGTGCTACCTCTCTGCGCTACAGGGGTCATCTATTTTAAATGAGCCTCTTATTTCCCAACTAGcacacaaatcaaataaattataCACAATATACTGCTCTATAATATGAGAGATAAGGATGGGATCTTGGGAGGTCACTTTGCCATATCTAGTGAAAATTAAGGATGTGTCCCTACGAATGCGAAACACAAAAACTTTCTAGCACCATTCTACTACTGTCCAATGACAAATGCATTGTTCTcgctcatacatacacacagtaacacacatacacactttctgtcactcactgacaaacacactcacaccctCGCTCTAATTTCccctgtgtctctgcagtgaGCTCACTGCACTGcgactctccctctctccccccttGCCACCCATCGTATAATAGAATATCGATCGCTCGCCTTTGCCGCAGTGTGCAAGcgagtgtgtgtctgactggGGCCCTCCAAGGTCATCACCATGGCAACTTGAGCATGGGGTCCTCTCACTGTGCCGTCACAGAGCACAGGTCAGAAGGGTCGCACGAAAAGGGGGACAAGAGGGGGAAGGATGGGGCACAAAAGGGGGTTGGTGAGTGCTGCAGTGTTTGGTGTActagacagagagaaaaggagtcATGAGAGTTGCAACTGTCCTGTTATATTCCTCTGTGTATTCACGGGACCAGAATAATGAAGAAATGTACAAACTCGGTGCTGAAGGTCACTGAGTTCACTGCACCTCTTgccatgcatacacaaacatgacTCAGTTGTAGTTTTGCCTGAAATGAACCAACTGTCTCAATTAATACTAGACAAAATAAAGGCCTTAAAAAACCAAGCCAGTGACAGTATCTTTACATCAGGGTTTATTGCACTTCCAGCGTTATTTAAATACTAAAAACACCCAActtgcattaaaatgtaaactaacagattaagaaaaagaaatatttcaagTTTACAGACTGACCTTCAGATGTTGTAAGCAGAGCTGATAGATACTCGTATAGACATTCATCAATGTACCGTATCATTCCCAGTATAAAACACCACTACAAAGTACTGACTTTTTAACATGTACTctcatatgtgtatatgtgtttggattcatttttgttgttgttgttgttgttgttgttgcatggCATTTATAAAGCCTTAAATGGCACTTTTCCTTtggaaaatgaaacaattttagCTGTTTGGAAGTGTATACATAATTCttacaattaaataaaaatctgatggACAGAAGCTATTTCTACATCATAGTGCAGATGATGCTTTAGGAGATTAATAAATTGTGACATAAGGGACAGTGCAGGAAGCATGAGGATATTTCATACGAACCAGAGGCATTCAAGGTTTAAAATACATAGAGAAAGGCATATAAAGTTTATGATACTGTGCTTGTGAATTAATTATTTGTGCATATGGCAAATTATATGTATGAATAATTTTGGGAGAACAGCTATACAGTCTacaacaaaaattatttttagagGCAAGACAAGGTGCATTATTGATACACAGGAATAGGTCAAATACAGAGAATATAGGATGCAGATGTAGCTCAGGAACAGATTTTCCTCAACCCCTCTGAGCTGATATGATTACAGGATCAAAGTCATCACTGATCATCGACCAGCACCTGCCAAAAGTTTTTCCTGCTCTTTACACCGACTCCATGAGGAGCTCTTCCATGTCAGATCCCTCCAGCTCACGGAGCGCAGCATGAGAGCCAATCACAACCAGCGTTGCTCCTGAGAGGAGAGGTGACAAATGGAAAAGGGGAATGTGAAGGGAAAGTACAATAAAGCGGGATGCTTTTCTTTGACAGGGCATGTCCACTCATAAATGCAACCGCTTTTATTTCAGAAACTTTCATTAAATTTAACAGCAGAATATTGTTTAATATATTAATCATATAAAAAGAACACATTACAGTTAGAGTAGCCTGACAAGCATTGCAACAAATCTTGCTGTATGTTTAGAATAACACAAATATGGTTTGGCTTACCCAGAAcccaaaacactgcagctccagctccagccaACCAGAACACGGGTAGAGAGACAGCTCCAGCCAAACTCATCTGGTGAGGGACAGTCAGCTCTTTGCCTGGTTTACAATGAAAATGATCGATTTAAGCCAATATTTTCTTATTCTACACTCAGTCAttcatttgaagtgtttttgaattttttaactgttttgaCATGTATGTTTTCTTGTCAAAGTGAGAGAGttcaaatgtaatgaatttgatTTATATTAACACTAAATAAAGTGACAGCTGTCCAGTTCCTCAAAAACCCTGCATACAGTATTTAGAATACAATACAAATGATTCTGGCGATTTTAATAATACACTTTATTCTTACAGgtacaactttaaaaaaaaacctgtcagGCAGCTGTGACAGCTTAACTCACCAAAGACAACCAGTTTGGACTCCAGGGACTTGAGGTGGATTATATAAAAGGCACCAGCGAACACAGCCAAGGCAATCAGTAGCATGGGAGAGCTGATACTGAGGAGAAGAAACATCAAGACCTATTATTAACCTCTTAATAATGGTGGTATGTAAAGCAGCATTTTTATATTCTTCtattatacttttttaaaacacattttcacatggTTTGGATCTTCTTTTTgtaatacacacaaaatatacCCCTAGAAATGTTCCAGACAGCTTTCCTAAAGTTTCAGTGCATTTACGACTGACTGTGCGAGGGAAGAGCGGGGAAAAACATCCCCACTAACAAAACAATGTGAACGACTGACTCTTTGTTGGCCTTACATGCAGTAGAGGATGAGACCCAGGAAGATGAAGGTATAGTTGCTATTGTAAATTTCCACGTTTTTCACCACCCTCTGACACATCTCTCCAAAGTTGCGGGGTTTTGAAAATTTGCGTTGGTCCACAAAGCTGGCCCATGGCCTTATGGATACTCGACGCCTGTCGATCCACTCTTTAGCCATACTGGCTGAGAAACCTTTAGGAAGCCAGAGCCtatgaaatacagaaaaggCATTAAGAGCTTAATACACAGAGAAATATTAAGAGCTTCATTAATTAAAATGGTGAAACAGACATAGAGAAACTAGTCACTCTGTTAATATAGTAGCTGTAGAACAACAGTATCTGTAACAGAAGCTCCCATATATCTTTTTGGaaagcaaaatatttaataaaactaGAACAATTTTGAACAACACAGAATCTCAACAAATTTACACTCAAAACTTAAACAAGATAAAAACTTACCTTGCCAAGACTCCCGCTCCACCTGTGCCAGTGGGATGAGCATCCTCAGCAGCGAACAGGTCTCCAGCCTTGCTGTCCATGTCTACAAGACAGTTCTCTCCCTTTGGAGCTCCAGACGGCATCTACAGACTTCTGTGTgtgaacaaacataaaaatgaatccCATTTTCATTACTTACACCATTTCCATTTAGGTCTACATTCTAAGGGATTGTGTAAGACACTGGGCAGGCATGTCACAGATGTTTTTACTGGGTAACAACACAGAAgccattattattatattacagtATTATAGTGCAGACAAGTGTTGGGTATCAACAAAGGTTTACgttgaaaaagtaaaatattataaaacatattattgttattataagtAGACTCAAGTGTCACACTTACACTTGCTGTCAACAGATAATCCATAAATCCAAGTTCAGATCTATAATTTATCAAATGCAGCCTTAAATATGTTATAGCTTTAAAAAGGTATCAATAATGCTTTAATGCTtccatttttaatatgttattatgtttacatttcatcCTGGAACTTTCTATTTGTAATTACTTTATATCTACTGGTCTAAATGTCATATGAGCGTCTACGTCATGTTGCATTAACAGAGTAATCTATCAGCATGACTGCTAGGTGGAGCTGCAGCTTTAAGAAGAAAGAAAGTTAGGGAAAAtttgctaaataaaaaaaaaggcaagtgTAGGTGGTTAACAGAGATAAATGCCTATAATTTACATTCTTGTTATTCACAcaggctgaaaaaaaacaaggcacacAGCGTAGGTGGAGAAGCTAAGTAGTGGAAAATTTTAGTCAACAAAGCCAGGATTTCCCACTGCCACATCACTGAACACACAGGATATTCTGGTTTCGTCCGCAGATCCTTACGTATTCGTTTATAAAGTAACGTAGACGGGTTTAATAAATGACGTAGTTAACGCCATATGTGTGATTTATAAAACTAACATGTAACAAAGAcaacgtttaaaaaaaaataatgctggaGGTTCAGACATTGTCACAGCTCGCTGACGTCCATGTCCACCACCGGTGCAGAACAGACAGATGACTTCACTGTACACACGGACAGGTCGGTGTTTCAGACGAACAGAGAGAAGACTAGATATACCCGAACTCTCAGATCTATAATCCTTTACCTAAATATACTCACAGCAGAAGTTTGATAAGACTCCCTCAGGTTTTTGTGTCGCTGTTGTGGTTCACGGATGTGATGTGGATGTTACTTAACTTCCTGCCCTCTAGACGCACAACAGCGCCACCTACAGACAGACATCCTCAATACGATGTTTaatgtttacaaatgttttacCTAGATAAACACGTGGGGAGTTATTTGGACATAGGTCTACATTCTTCTACCTACCTTTCAATTGTGAAAGTGCATACATCGTGATATTAGGGTAACACTGTTTAAgtacaaaaatatatgaatacCTGCAGCACTGGAAATAGTttgttagatgttttagataaaggtttatttaacatttaatgtatttttagcaAATCCAAAGTGTTTCAGCAATAAAGTATAACCTGGCCCATATcctaataatttaatatttaccaTGTTTACTTGTTTAATATGTACATTTCCAAATAGTAGTGAAGGTTAGAGTGGAAATGAGTATGTTAGGAAGAAATCTTTgactactgtttatttttttagtgaTACCTCTGAACAGGGGTGATTTTAGACCCCTTTTAGGGGTGCTCAGGCTCACCTAAATGTCATCTCAGCACCCctgaaaatgataataataactaaTCATTAGACCTATTATTAACTCATGTCAGATTTCACAAACAGGTTCCACCACGCACAAACAATGTAGG is a window encoding:
- the rabac1 gene encoding prenylated Rab acceptor protein 1 → MPSGAPKGENCLVDMDSKAGDLFAAEDAHPTGTGGAGVLARLWLPKGFSASMAKEWIDRRRVSIRPWASFVDQRKFSKPRNFGEMCQRVVKNVEIYNSNYTFIFLGLILYCIISSPMLLIALAVFAGAFYIIHLKSLESKLVVFGKELTVPHQMSLAGAVSLPVFWLAGAGAAVFWVLGATLVVIGSHAALRELEGSDMEELLMESV